The Quercus robur chromosome 7, dhQueRobu3.1, whole genome shotgun sequence genome has a segment encoding these proteins:
- the LOC126691311 gene encoding uncharacterized protein LOC126691311 — MYNEIEGNYDDVTISTFKRGLSTKHGLRKSLTRKPVTSVRQLMDRIDKYKKVEEDQQTGKGKAKAVHAVFREPLHKILEKVKSEPFFQWPSRMAGDPSKHNQNLYCAYHQEPGHITDDCRNLKNHLNRLVQEGKLRHLLHHPVGWREQSNIETRQSTLRPPIGTINVILAAPGRTGSSPLRVMSVGRLPPEADDRESKRARAMATPLIGLSDKDKLGTLQPHDDALVITLRIGGYDMKKVLVDQGNAVEVMYPDLYKGLNLKPEDLSAYDSPLVSFEGKTVTPKGMIRLPIQTDSDMVEVDFIVNVDVFAWDAYKAPGVDPDFICHHLNVSPAVTPKKQPPQRPLKEYADAVREEVTKLKKVGAIKENAESTCQRMMTRMFEQQMGKSIEVYIDDMVVKSKLVTNHVRDLGYIF, encoded by the exons atgtataatgagatagagggaAACTACGATGACGTTACCATTAGCACATTCAAGAGGGGCTTATCGACAAAGCATGGTTTAAGAAAGTCCTTGACTAGGAAGCCGGTCACTAGTgtgcgccaactcatggacagaattgacaagtacaaaaagGTTGAGGAGGACCAGCAAACGGGGAAGGGcaaagcgaag GCAGTccatgctgtgttccgagaaccattaCACAAGATCCTAGAGAAGGTAAAGAGTGAACCGTTCTTTCAATGGCCAAGCAGGATGGCAGGTGACCCCTCGAAACATAACCAGAATCTGTATTGCGCATACCACCAAGAGCCGGGTCACATCACCGATGATTGTAGGAATCTGAAAAACCACTTGAACCGGCTTGTCCAAGAGGGGAAGTTGAGGCATCTATTACATCACCCTGTGGGATGGCGGGAACAATCAAACATCGAAACCAGGCAAAGCAcattgaggccacccattggcacaataaatgtcattctcGCCGCACCTGGAAGGACCGGATCCAGTCCTCTCAGAGTGATGTCAGTGGGCAGGCTCCCGCCTGAAGCTGACGACAGGGAATCCAAAAGGGCCAGAGCGATGGCCACGCCCTTAATCGGACTCTCAGATAAGGACAAACTAGGAACCCTTCAACCCCACGACGACGCCCTAGTCATCACGCTCAGAATTGGGGGTTATGACATGAAGAAGGTGCTAGTGGACCAAGGCAACGCTGTGGAAGTAATGTATCCCGACTTGTATAAAGGATTGAACCTGAAGCCAGAGGACCTGTCGGCATACGACTCCCCTTTGGTcagttttgaaggaaaaaccGTCACCCCGAAgggcatgattaggctgcctATACAAACAGACTCAGACatggtggaagtggacttcattgtg AATGTGGACGTATTTGCCTGGGACGCCTATAAGGCCCCTGGGGTTGACCCAGATTTCATTTGCCATCACCTTAATGTTAGCCCTGCCGTAACGCCTAAGAAGCAGCCTCCTCAGCGACCATTGAAAGAGTATGCAGACGCCGTGAGAGAGGAGGTCACAAAACTGAAGAAAgtaggggctatcaaggag AATGCCGAGTCAACCTGCCAAAgaatgatgactaggatgtttgaacagcAGATGGGTAAGAGCATCGAAgtttatatagacgatatggtggtaaaaagcaaattGGTGACCAACCACGTCAGAGACCTTGGCTATATCTTCTGA
- the LOC126693258 gene encoding 3'-5' exonuclease-like, whose translation MAMSIIDLEVNQETHDLFEVTLESDHIQTLVTHTPQMVDSWLSDIYRIHRRRLHHLIVGLDVEWRPSFNRNIENPVATLQLCVGRRCLIFQLIYATHFPNSLIEFLGDEDFTFVGVGIASDVEKLLDDYDLKVGNVVDLRGLAVDRLGNRDLKNAGLKGLARAVLGLEVHKPRHVTMSRWDNEWLDYNQIQYACVDAFLSFEIGRSLNAA comes from the coding sequence ATGGCTATGAGCATTATTGACCTCGAAGTGAACCAAGAGACCCATGACCTCTTCGAAGTCACACTCGAGTCCGACCACATCCAGACTCTCGTCACCCACACTCCCCAAATGGTCGACTCCTGGCTCTCCGACATCTACCGCATCCACCGCCGCCGTCTCCACCACCTCATCGTCGGCCTCGACGTCGAGTGGCGACCCAGTTTCAACCGCAACATCGAAAACCCAGTTGCCACTCTCCAACTCTGCGTGGGTCGACGCTGCCTCATTTTCCAACTCATCTACGCCACTCACTTCCCCAACTCGCTCATCGAGTTTCTCGGCGACGAGGATTTCACTTTCGTAGGAGTTGGGATCGCGAGTGATGTGGAGAAACTGTTGGATGATTATGATTTGAAAGTTGGGAATGTGGTTGACCTTCGTGGACTCGCTGTGGACCGGTTGGGGAACAGGGATTTGAAGAACGCTGGGTTGAAGGGTTTGGCTCGAGCTGTGCTTGGACTCGAGGTGCATAAGCCAAGGCATGTGACTATGAGTAGGTGGGACAATGAGTGGCTCGATTATAATCAGATTCAATATGCTTGTGTTGATGCTTTTCTGTCTTTTGAGATTGGCAGGTCCTTGAATGCTGCCTAG